A genomic region of Equus caballus isolate H_3958 breed thoroughbred chromosome 1, TB-T2T, whole genome shotgun sequence contains the following coding sequences:
- the LOC100060521 gene encoding neuronal acetylcholine receptor subunit alpha-7 isoform X4 yields MSEYPGVTNVRFPDGQIWKPDILLYNSADERFDATFHTNVLVNSSGHCQYLPPGIFKSSCYIDVRWFPFDVQHCKLKFGSWSYGGWSLDLQMQEADISSYIPNGEWDLVGIPGKRSEKFYECCKEPYPDVTFTVTIRRRTLYYGLNLLIPCVLISALALLVFLLPADSGEKISLGITVLLSLTVFMLLVAEIMPATSDSVPLIAKYFASTMIIVGLSVVVTVIVLQYHHHDPDGGKMPKWTRVILLNWCAWFLRMKRPGEDKVRPACQHKQRRCSLASVEMSAVAGPPATNGNLLYIGFRGLEGVHCAPTPDSGVVCGRMACSPTHDEHLLHGGQPSEGDPDLAKILEEVRYIANRFRCQDESEAVCSEWKFAACVVDRLCLMAFCIFTIICTIGILMSAPNFVEAVSKDFA; encoded by the exons TGCTGATGAGCGATTTGATGCCACATTCCACACCAACGTGTTAGTGAATTCTTCTGGGCATTGCCAGTACCTCCCTCCAG GCATATTCAAGAGCTCCTGCTACATTGACGTGCGCTGGTTCCCCTTTGATGTGCAGCACTGCAAACTGAAGTTTGGGTCCTGGTCTTACGGAGGGTGGTCCTTGGATCTACAGATGCAGGAAGCGGATATCAGCAGCTATATCCCAAATGGAGAATGGGACCTTGTGG GAATCCCCGGTAAGAGAAGTGAGAAGTTCTATGAGTGCTGCAAAGAGCCATACCCGGACGTCACCTTCACAGTGACCATTCGCCGCAGGACTCTCTACTACGGCCTCAACCTGCTCATCCCTTGTGTGCTCATCTCAGCCCTTGCTCTCCTCGTCTTCTTGCTCCCTGCAGACTCTGGAGAGAAAATCTCGCTTG GAATAACAGTTTTACTGTCTCTTACTGTCTTCATGCTGCTGGTGGCTGAGATCATGCCTGCAACATCTGATTCAGTGCCCTTGATAG CCAAGTACTTCGCCAGCACCATGATCATCGTTGGCCTCTCTGTGGTCGTCACAGTGATTGTGCTGCAGTACCACCACCACGACCCCGATGGCGGCAAGATGCCCAAGTGG ACCAGAGTCATCCTTTTGAACTGGTGTGCGTGGTTCCTGCGCATGAAGAGGCCAGGGGAGGACAAGGTGCGTCCCGCCTGCCAGCACAAGCAGCGCCGCTGCAGCCTGGCTAGCGTGGAGATGAGCGCGGTGGCTGGGCCGCCGGCCACCAATGGCAACCTGCTCTACATTGGCTTCCGAGGTCTAGAAGGAGTGCACTGCGCCCCCACCCCCGACTCCGGAGTTGTGTGCGGCCGCATGGCCTGCTCACCCACGCATGACGAGCACCTGCTGCATGGCGGGCAGCCGTCCGAGGGAGACCCGGACCTGGCCAAGATCCTGGAGGAGGTCCGCTACATCGCCAACCGCTTCCGCTGCCAGGACGAGAGTGAGGCCGTCTGCAGCGAGTGGAAGTTCGCGGCCTGCGTGGTGGACCGTCTGTGCCTCATGGCCTTCTGCATCTTCACCATCATCTGCACCATTGGCATCCTGATGTCGGCTCCAAACTTCGTCGAGGCTGTGTCCAAGGACTTCGCTTAA
- the LOC100060521 gene encoding CHRNA7-FAM7A fusion protein isoform X6, with product MQEADISSYIPNGEWDLVGIPGKRSEKFYECCKEPYPDVTFTVTIRRRTLYYGLNLLIPCVLISALALLVFLLPADSGEKISLGITVLLSLTVFMLLVAEIMPATSDSVPLIAKYFASTMIIVGLSVVVTVIVLQYHHHDPDGGKMPKWTRVILLNWCAWFLRMKRPGEDKVRPACQHKQRRCSLASVEMSAVAGPPATNGNLLYIGFRGLEGVHCAPTPDSGVVCGRMACSPTHDEHLLHGGQPSEGDPDLAKILEEVRYIANRFRCQDESEAVCSEWKFAACVVDRLCLMAFCIFTIICTIGILMSAPNFVEAVSKDFA from the exons ATGCAGGAAGCGGATATCAGCAGCTATATCCCAAATGGAGAATGGGACCTTGTGG GAATCCCCGGTAAGAGAAGTGAGAAGTTCTATGAGTGCTGCAAAGAGCCATACCCGGACGTCACCTTCACAGTGACCATTCGCCGCAGGACTCTCTACTACGGCCTCAACCTGCTCATCCCTTGTGTGCTCATCTCAGCCCTTGCTCTCCTCGTCTTCTTGCTCCCTGCAGACTCTGGAGAGAAAATCTCGCTTG GAATAACAGTTTTACTGTCTCTTACTGTCTTCATGCTGCTGGTGGCTGAGATCATGCCTGCAACATCTGATTCAGTGCCCTTGATAG CCAAGTACTTCGCCAGCACCATGATCATCGTTGGCCTCTCTGTGGTCGTCACAGTGATTGTGCTGCAGTACCACCACCACGACCCCGATGGCGGCAAGATGCCCAAGTGG ACCAGAGTCATCCTTTTGAACTGGTGTGCGTGGTTCCTGCGCATGAAGAGGCCAGGGGAGGACAAGGTGCGTCCCGCCTGCCAGCACAAGCAGCGCCGCTGCAGCCTGGCTAGCGTGGAGATGAGCGCGGTGGCTGGGCCGCCGGCCACCAATGGCAACCTGCTCTACATTGGCTTCCGAGGTCTAGAAGGAGTGCACTGCGCCCCCACCCCCGACTCCGGAGTTGTGTGCGGCCGCATGGCCTGCTCACCCACGCATGACGAGCACCTGCTGCATGGCGGGCAGCCGTCCGAGGGAGACCCGGACCTGGCCAAGATCCTGGAGGAGGTCCGCTACATCGCCAACCGCTTCCGCTGCCAGGACGAGAGTGAGGCCGTCTGCAGCGAGTGGAAGTTCGCGGCCTGCGTGGTGGACCGTCTGTGCCTCATGGCCTTCTGCATCTTCACCATCATCTGCACCATTGGCATCCTGATGTCGGCTCCAAACTTCGTCGAGGCTGTGTCCAAGGACTTCGCTTAA